One region of Phaeocystidibacter marisrubri genomic DNA includes:
- a CDS encoding amidophosphoribosyltransferase: MSDFIHHECGIAMIRLRKPLNYYIEKYGSAMYALNKMYLLMEKQHNRGQDGAGLASIKLDVPPGQRYISRQRSIDPKPIQDIFEYVQNRVNEGIKDDPEKLKDADWLKNNLPFFGEVYLGHLRYGTYGKNSIEACHPFLRQNNWMTRNLIVAGNFNMTNVDELFNQLVELGQHPKEKADTVTVMEKIGHFLDEANEELYHQFREEGLSKVEISHKIAESLDIGEILRNAAKKWDGGYAMAGMFGHGDSFVLRDPSGIRPAYYYYDDEIVVVASERPVIQTGFNLDVKDIKEIPPGNALIMKKNGEVFFEEIKQPLERKACSFERIYFSRGNDMSIYNERIELGRRLTPVIMEAVDYDIDNTVFGFIPNTAEVSFYGIVKGVEEHLNAWKKEQIAAMADNMDEARLDVVLNTRMRVDKVAWKDVKLRTFITQDDSRDDLVSHVYDVTYGIVKPTDNLVVMDDSIVRGTTLRQSILRILDRLEPKKIIVVSSAPQIRYPDCYGIDMAKMGDFIAFRAAIELLKETKQHKLIQDTYEKCLAQVQLPDEQVRNYVKDIYAPFTPEQISAKCAELLKPVDLNAEVQIIFQTIEDLHASCPENLGDWYFTGDYPTPGGNRVVNKAFINFVEGRNERAY, from the coding sequence ATGAGTGACTTCATCCATCACGAGTGCGGAATAGCCATGATCAGGCTCCGCAAACCCCTGAATTATTACATCGAAAAGTACGGTTCAGCCATGTATGCCCTGAACAAGATGTACCTCCTTATGGAGAAGCAGCACAACCGAGGGCAAGACGGGGCTGGTTTGGCCAGTATTAAGTTGGATGTTCCTCCCGGACAACGCTACATTTCTCGTCAGAGAAGTATCGATCCAAAACCGATTCAGGATATCTTCGAATACGTTCAAAACCGCGTAAACGAAGGGATTAAGGATGATCCTGAAAAACTGAAAGATGCGGATTGGCTAAAGAATAACCTGCCTTTCTTTGGTGAGGTTTACCTTGGACACCTACGCTATGGTACATATGGAAAGAACAGCATTGAAGCTTGTCACCCTTTCCTTCGCCAAAACAACTGGATGACACGTAACTTGATTGTTGCGGGTAACTTCAATATGACTAACGTGGATGAACTTTTCAATCAATTGGTTGAATTGGGTCAGCATCCAAAAGAGAAAGCAGATACGGTAACAGTAATGGAGAAAATCGGTCACTTCTTGGATGAAGCGAACGAAGAACTCTATCACCAATTCCGTGAAGAAGGTTTGAGCAAGGTTGAGATTTCTCACAAAATTGCAGAGAGCCTCGATATTGGAGAGATCCTTCGAAATGCCGCTAAGAAGTGGGATGGAGGTTACGCTATGGCTGGTATGTTTGGCCACGGTGATTCTTTCGTGCTTCGCGATCCAAGCGGTATTCGTCCAGCATATTATTACTACGATGATGAGATTGTGGTGGTAGCCAGCGAGCGTCCAGTGATTCAAACTGGATTTAACTTGGATGTAAAAGACATCAAAGAGATTCCTCCAGGTAATGCTTTGATTATGAAGAAGAACGGTGAAGTTTTCTTCGAAGAAATCAAGCAGCCGCTTGAGCGTAAAGCGTGTTCTTTTGAGCGCATTTACTTCTCTAGAGGGAATGATATGTCAATTTACAACGAGCGTATCGAACTCGGTAGAAGACTGACTCCAGTGATTATGGAGGCGGTTGATTACGATATTGACAATACGGTTTTTGGCTTTATTCCGAATACGGCAGAAGTTAGTTTCTACGGTATTGTGAAGGGTGTTGAAGAACACTTGAACGCATGGAAGAAGGAGCAAATTGCCGCGATGGCGGACAATATGGATGAAGCTCGTTTAGATGTGGTTTTGAACACCCGCATGCGTGTGGATAAGGTGGCTTGGAAGGATGTGAAACTCCGCACTTTTATCACACAAGATGATAGTCGCGATGATCTCGTTTCACATGTGTATGACGTGACGTATGGAATTGTAAAACCAACCGACAATTTGGTGGTTATGGATGATTCCATTGTTCGTGGTACTACACTTCGCCAGAGTATTCTCCGCATTCTAGATCGCTTGGAGCCGAAGAAAATTATCGTGGTGAGCTCTGCTCCACAAATTCGCTATCCCGATTGTTATGGGATTGATATGGCAAAGATGGGCGATTTCATTGCGTTTCGAGCTGCCATTGAGCTTTTGAAGGAGACAAAGCAACACAAGTTGATTCAGGATACGTATGAGAAGTGTTTGGCGCAAGTTCAATTGCCAGATGAACAAGTGCGAAACTACGTGAAGGATATTTATGCTCCGTTTACTCCAGAGCAGATTTCTGCAAAATGTGCCGAGCTATTGAAGCCAGTAGATTTGAATGCAGAGGTTCAGATTATCTTCCAAACCATTGAAGATCTTCACGCTTCATGTCCAGAGAATCTAGGAGATTGGTACTTTACAGGTGATTACCCTACGCCAGGTGGAAATCGCGTGGTTAATAAGGCTTTCATCAACTTCGTTGAAGGACGAAACGAGAGAGCATATTGA
- a CDS encoding class I SAM-dependent methyltransferase, with protein sequence MQQKKLISRDIERFYNKASEETRLNKGLGVFEFERVKSLIDKHLSNSSSRILDVGGGTGKYAEWLAKKGHEVHLIEPVDKHLLTAQNRSNSLKNKFAVHKGESRNLDFPSNYADVIILHGPLYHLQKEEDRALTIQEAKRVLMKDGVILAFAINNTASTIAGLLSGLIHKKSFLEMCKLELSSGVHNPPEDFPWLLAEAYYHKPEKLREEFIREGLTPSIAYAVEGVVWLDKEFFSNMQQEKRRRNLMELLEATENDTSLLPFSPHYMISATKQSNYGS encoded by the coding sequence ATGCAGCAAAAGAAATTAATTAGTAGAGATATAGAACGGTTTTACAACAAGGCATCCGAAGAAACCCGACTTAACAAAGGTCTAGGCGTTTTTGAATTTGAAAGAGTCAAATCACTCATAGATAAACACCTCAGCAACTCGTCCTCACGGATTCTGGATGTTGGAGGCGGAACGGGTAAATACGCTGAATGGCTTGCCAAAAAAGGACATGAAGTCCACCTAATAGAACCCGTAGATAAGCACCTCCTTACAGCACAAAACAGATCAAACTCCTTAAAAAACAAGTTTGCAGTTCACAAAGGAGAGTCTAGAAACTTAGACTTTCCAAGCAACTATGCCGATGTAATTATTCTACATGGCCCTCTATATCACCTTCAAAAAGAAGAAGATAGAGCACTCACCATTCAAGAGGCTAAAAGAGTACTAATGAAGGATGGGGTAATTCTTGCATTCGCCATTAACAATACCGCTTCCACCATTGCCGGATTATTGAGCGGTCTGATTCACAAGAAGTCTTTCTTAGAAATGTGCAAATTGGAATTGTCTTCTGGCGTTCATAATCCTCCAGAAGATTTCCCATGGCTCTTGGCTGAGGCCTACTATCACAAACCTGAAAAATTAAGAGAGGAATTCATTCGAGAAGGACTAACCCCATCAATCGCCTACGCTGTAGAAGGAGTTGTTTGGTTAGATAAAGAGTTCTTCTCTAACATGCAGCAAGAAAAAAGAAGGCGTAACCTTATGGAACTGCTAGAAGCTACAGAAAACGATACATCCCTTCTACCGTTTAGTCCACACTACATGATATCCGCTACAAAACAGAGTAACTATGGAAGCTAA
- a CDS encoding TetR/AcrR family transcriptional regulator, whose product MKTKEKILLKSLELFNEEGLKEVTLRQIASSLGMSQGNLNYHFKTKSDIVSELYYKLVSAMDHEMNQLSSERPILSFLYESALISMNTLFEYRFITRDLYLVLSGDPELKAHYLQLQLLRKQQYLYVFEQLTKEGLMRKQELDGEYDRLYERMNILGDNWINAADFFLKERGGKVSHYHRVLFEMIYPYLTTSGKRQYQELLK is encoded by the coding sequence ATGAAAACGAAGGAGAAGATACTTTTGAAGTCGTTGGAGCTGTTCAATGAAGAAGGGCTGAAAGAGGTCACCTTGAGGCAGATAGCTAGTTCACTTGGGATGAGTCAGGGTAACTTGAACTATCATTTCAAAACGAAATCGGACATCGTGTCTGAGTTGTATTACAAGCTAGTAAGTGCAATGGATCATGAAATGAATCAGCTGAGTAGTGAAAGGCCCATTCTTTCTTTCCTCTATGAAAGTGCACTGATCTCTATGAATACCCTTTTTGAGTACAGGTTCATCACCCGTGATTTATACCTTGTTTTGAGCGGAGATCCAGAGTTGAAAGCTCATTATTTGCAGTTGCAATTGCTTAGGAAACAGCAGTATTTATACGTTTTCGAACAACTCACTAAAGAAGGTTTGATGCGAAAGCAGGAGCTTGACGGTGAGTACGACCGGTTATATGAACGCATGAACATCCTTGGTGACAATTGGATTAATGCAGCTGATTTTTTCTTGAAAGAGAGGGGGGGCAAGGTGTCGCATTATCACAGAGTGTTGTTTGAAATGATATATCCATACCTGACTACCTCTGGAAAAAGGCAATATCAGGAGCTTTTGAAATAG
- a CDS encoding amidohydrolase family protein, producing MSDTQFPDIFTIDIHTHILPENIPNFRERFGYGGFINLDHHKPCCARMMKDDVFFREIQDNCWDPRTRAKECNHQQVDVQVLSTVPVMFSYWAKPEHALEVAQFINDHIADVCQRYPDRFVGLGTLPMQDPALAIRELKRCKEIGLKGIEIGTHVNDWNLDAPEIFAVLEACQDLDMAVFVHPWDMMGKENMPKYWLPWLVGMPAESSLALCSLIFSGTFEKLPKLRVAIAHGGGSFPATLGRIQHGFDVRPDLCAVDNPVAPRDYMGKFWIDSLVHDPKMLDYVTDLVGPNRVALGTDYPFPLGELEPGKLIHSMDWDDAKKELLLSGAALEWLNMSKSDFR from the coding sequence GTGTCAGATACTCAATTCCCAGACATTTTTACGATTGACATTCACACGCATATCCTTCCGGAGAACATTCCTAATTTCCGAGAGCGATTTGGATATGGTGGCTTCATTAACCTCGATCATCACAAGCCTTGTTGTGCTCGAATGATGAAGGATGATGTGTTCTTCAGAGAGATTCAAGACAATTGTTGGGATCCGCGAACTCGAGCGAAGGAGTGCAATCATCAGCAGGTGGATGTGCAAGTGCTTTCTACTGTTCCGGTAATGTTTTCGTATTGGGCAAAGCCAGAGCACGCCCTGGAAGTTGCACAGTTTATCAATGATCACATCGCAGATGTTTGTCAGCGCTACCCCGATCGCTTTGTAGGTCTGGGGACTCTGCCCATGCAAGATCCAGCCTTGGCCATTCGCGAATTGAAGCGTTGCAAGGAGATTGGATTGAAAGGGATTGAAATCGGTACCCATGTCAACGATTGGAACTTGGATGCTCCCGAGATTTTTGCGGTACTAGAAGCTTGTCAGGATCTGGACATGGCTGTATTTGTTCACCCATGGGATATGATGGGAAAAGAGAACATGCCAAAGTATTGGTTGCCATGGTTGGTGGGGATGCCGGCGGAGAGTTCCCTCGCACTTTGTTCGCTCATCTTTAGTGGAACATTTGAGAAGCTTCCAAAGCTCAGAGTTGCCATTGCCCACGGAGGTGGTAGCTTCCCAGCAACCCTGGGTAGAATACAACACGGGTTCGATGTTCGTCCCGATTTATGTGCTGTAGACAACCCTGTGGCACCACGTGACTACATGGGTAAGTTTTGGATTGATTCCTTGGTGCACGATCCAAAAATGTTGGATTATGTTACCGATTTAGTCGGCCCCAATCGCGTAGCCCTAGGAACCGATTATCCTTTTCCACTGGGTGAGTTGGAGCCGGGAAAACTCATCCACAGTATGGACTGGGATGATGCGAAAAAGGAGTTGCTCTTAAGCGGAGCTGCTCTTGAATGGTTGAACATGAGCAAATCAGATTTTAGATGA
- a CDS encoding S26 family signal peptidase, with protein MDVLDQLESDEGYKKSNGILVFLCNLALPGSVQLYYQKYLQAAGFLGTFLVLSLIIVFVELGPILLYSCIGIMLSFSLFAAIVAVIQRTKTPIDAPNLLLWTLVAILLRIGIPYLAKGFLISKTVTAPTASMAPTILPGELIRMENKEFKRGSVVMFERADLGTGDRYLSRVVGLPGEHIRFDDIDEFIDGKLADHSYEVFQTYVIESSQPDITFNSVKLQYEGQIYSRDGYQYVSQISDSTAQYISTQVGCDSIWERPFVTYELEESILNTTIPYKGMTVVINDSTAHIYAKLISLEQGYYTGSSRDDKLETTERYSAYTFQKDYVFVTSDNRGVAQDSRHYNCIPVEDIISVATYIVVSDTNERIGKSLEN; from the coding sequence ATGGACGTTCTCGATCAATTGGAATCAGATGAAGGATATAAAAAATCGAATGGCATTCTTGTCTTTCTATGCAACCTAGCCCTTCCTGGTTCAGTTCAGCTTTACTATCAGAAGTATTTGCAAGCAGCAGGATTTCTAGGAACATTCTTGGTCCTATCTCTAATTATAGTGTTCGTTGAACTAGGCCCCATTCTGCTGTACTCTTGCATAGGCATCATGTTATCTTTTTCCCTATTTGCAGCTATAGTGGCGGTGATCCAACGCACTAAAACTCCTATTGACGCCCCTAATTTGTTACTATGGACACTGGTAGCCATTTTACTTCGCATCGGCATTCCTTACCTAGCAAAAGGGTTTTTGATTTCTAAAACGGTTACAGCACCTACCGCTTCAATGGCTCCGACAATTCTTCCAGGTGAGTTAATTCGCATGGAAAACAAGGAGTTCAAGCGTGGCAGTGTTGTTATGTTTGAGAGAGCAGATTTAGGTACTGGGGATAGATACCTTTCAAGAGTAGTAGGTCTACCAGGTGAACATATTCGTTTTGACGATATTGACGAATTCATAGATGGAAAGCTCGCTGATCACTCGTACGAAGTGTTCCAAACGTATGTGATTGAATCTAGCCAACCTGACATCACTTTTAATAGTGTAAAACTACAGTACGAGGGTCAAATTTACTCAAGAGATGGGTATCAATATGTTAGTCAGATCTCGGACAGCACGGCCCAATACATCTCTACACAAGTGGGTTGCGACTCTATCTGGGAAAGGCCATTTGTAACGTACGAACTAGAAGAATCCATCTTGAATACTACCATCCCATACAAGGGAATGACGGTAGTTATCAATGATTCTACCGCTCACATTTACGCCAAACTTATTAGTTTAGAGCAAGGGTATTATACAGGATCAAGTAGAGATGACAAGTTGGAAACGACTGAACGATACAGTGCATACACCTTTCAAAAAGACTATGTATTTGTAACAAGTGACAATCGTGGAGTCGCTCAAGAC
- a CDS encoding zinc ribbon domain-containing protein, giving the protein MAHKNCQSCSMPLKKDPNGGGTNADGSTSAKYCSMCYQNGTFTQPDMTVTEMQVLVTNQMAKMGFPKFLARFFTKGIPKLERWKS; this is encoded by the coding sequence ATGGCACACAAAAATTGTCAGAGTTGCAGCATGCCACTAAAGAAAGATCCAAATGGTGGCGGAACAAATGCAGATGGTTCAACCAGTGCCAAGTACTGCAGCATGTGCTATCAGAATGGCACGTTTACACAACCGGATATGACGGTGACCGAAATGCAAGTCTTGGTTACAAACCAGATGGCTAAAATGGGATTCCCGAAATTCTTGGCTCGATTCTTCACCAAAGGCATTCCTAAACTTGAACGTTGGAAGAGTTGA
- a CDS encoding FAD-dependent monooxygenase — protein MKISIIGGGITGLSTALALHKVGIQAKVYERAETLNEIGAGIWLQPNAVQILQWLGILDDIIQEGHQLNKMEITNPDLTPIKKIDEVVVSDVYGNQTIAIHRGKLQRILFEKCAELELVELGMPYQHHQSADGKTTVYFKDHSIETDVVLGADGIHSLVRKAMGLPSEYRKTGQICSRGIANVTLPDHLKYEGKEMWGKQQRFGFSQIAPDLVYFFTVVNEEKSPSTVSRETLTSLFADFDATVTDLLNASDQIHTTELADLKRLDTWHNSNTCLIGDAAHATTPNMGQGACQGIEDAYYLSRFLKSKGTALEAFIAFEKQRRKKVDYVVNNSWNFGKLVHNQAGQLLLRGVMKITPEKVLRKQMKSLYSVEGL, from the coding sequence ATGAAAATATCAATCATAGGAGGTGGAATCACCGGCTTATCCACAGCACTTGCTTTACATAAAGTTGGAATTCAAGCAAAAGTGTACGAACGAGCTGAGACACTCAATGAGATTGGAGCTGGGATCTGGCTTCAACCGAACGCTGTTCAAATTCTACAGTGGTTGGGAATACTAGATGACATCATTCAGGAAGGCCATCAACTAAACAAAATGGAGATCACCAATCCAGACCTCACACCTATCAAAAAGATTGACGAAGTAGTTGTTTCGGACGTATACGGAAACCAGACTATTGCCATCCATCGCGGAAAGCTCCAACGGATTCTTTTTGAAAAATGTGCAGAACTGGAGCTCGTTGAATTGGGCATGCCTTATCAACACCACCAAAGTGCAGACGGAAAGACTACGGTTTACTTCAAAGATCACAGCATAGAAACCGATGTAGTTCTAGGCGCTGACGGTATCCATTCCCTCGTCAGAAAAGCGATGGGCCTACCGTCAGAATACCGAAAAACGGGACAAATCTGTTCAAGAGGAATTGCCAATGTAACTCTCCCCGATCACTTGAAATACGAGGGAAAAGAGATGTGGGGAAAGCAGCAACGGTTTGGGTTCTCTCAGATCGCTCCCGACCTAGTGTACTTCTTTACAGTCGTCAATGAAGAAAAGAGTCCAAGTACAGTCTCCAGAGAAACACTAACATCGCTCTTCGCTGATTTTGATGCTACGGTTACAGACTTATTAAATGCGTCAGATCAGATACACACCACTGAGCTCGCCGATCTAAAAAGGCTTGACACCTGGCACAATTCGAACACCTGTTTGATTGGCGATGCCGCCCACGCTACAACACCAAACATGGGTCAGGGTGCCTGTCAAGGTATTGAAGATGCCTACTATCTCAGTCGCTTTTTAAAGAGTAAAGGAACAGCCTTAGAAGCATTCATTGCCTTTGAAAAGCAACGACGAAAAAAGGTGGATTATGTAGTCAACAACTCCTGGAACTTTGGGAAACTGGTTCACAACCAAGCTGGACAACTCCTTCTGAGAGGAGTCATGAAAATAACTCCAGAGAAAGTCCTTCGAAAGCAAATGAAGTCACTTTATTCGGTAGAAGGGCTTTAA
- a CDS encoding glycosyltransferase family protein — translation MNRNAILYSALFAMAFLYIIGRGMWLSLTIDEALSFFHITRPSSEISANDHYLNSQLMRICIAVFGDSEGSLRLPNMLSFALFGTAGYRILRPIQEPVLFTIGALLFFFQPFVLEFFSIARGYGLGLSFSLFALAVSLEEERYKSFVANVLIIGASIFAVLANVVYFNFVAALLLWMVFTTWKSNRISAVIYGFGLLLIGGASYVYLHDLAAVGGLQLGAETLGDAFWRTVNKMSYWPVTKYSAHQYGILGLSLVGVLVMGWNVFRGTIQKRTAALLAICLLMILGWVAEHIFFHTPFPQGRMILILPILLGMLFIFSAFDQLQTPHKWMKWPVLLMGSVAVINMAYGINFNRTVQWSSDAPIRTLVMDVKPGAVPVRVEISKRLLPVAQYYVERLDRKIDLVPFTDDPSLSSSVIWVDVNRNKSAERTILGSLMYREIRRFENTPVVVYERVLE, via the coding sequence ATGAACAGAAATGCCATTCTTTACAGCGCACTTTTCGCTATGGCATTTTTGTACATCATCGGAAGAGGAATGTGGCTTTCTCTTACCATCGATGAAGCCTTGAGCTTTTTTCACATCACTCGACCTAGTTCTGAAATCTCTGCGAACGATCACTATCTGAACTCTCAATTGATGCGAATTTGCATCGCGGTATTTGGAGATTCGGAAGGGTCGCTGCGCTTGCCAAATATGTTGAGTTTTGCACTCTTTGGGACGGCGGGCTATCGCATATTGCGACCCATTCAGGAGCCTGTTTTGTTCACGATTGGGGCGCTTCTGTTCTTCTTTCAACCTTTTGTACTAGAGTTTTTTTCTATCGCTCGTGGGTATGGCCTTGGCCTCTCATTCTCGCTTTTTGCCTTAGCGGTATCCCTAGAAGAAGAGAGATATAAGTCGTTTGTAGCTAACGTCTTGATCATAGGAGCATCCATATTCGCTGTGCTCGCCAATGTGGTGTACTTCAATTTCGTTGCAGCACTGTTGCTTTGGATGGTTTTCACAACGTGGAAATCAAATCGAATTTCTGCAGTGATATACGGCTTTGGACTTCTCCTCATTGGAGGGGCTTCCTATGTTTATTTACACGATTTAGCCGCCGTTGGTGGACTTCAATTGGGGGCGGAAACGTTAGGAGATGCCTTCTGGCGTACGGTCAATAAGATGAGTTATTGGCCCGTGACGAAGTATTCCGCTCATCAGTATGGCATTTTGGGACTTTCGCTGGTGGGGGTACTAGTGATGGGTTGGAATGTTTTCAGAGGAACGATTCAAAAGAGAACCGCTGCACTTTTAGCCATTTGCTTATTGATGATATTGGGGTGGGTGGCAGAGCACATTTTCTTTCACACACCTTTCCCCCAAGGAAGAATGATCTTGATTCTTCCCATCTTACTCGGGATGCTCTTCATCTTCAGTGCTTTTGATCAACTCCAAACTCCCCATAAGTGGATGAAATGGCCGGTACTTCTAATGGGCTCTGTGGCGGTGATTAATATGGCCTACGGAATCAATTTCAATCGAACTGTTCAATGGAGCAGTGATGCGCCTATTCGAACTTTAGTGATGGATGTGAAGCCTGGAGCTGTGCCTGTTCGTGTGGAGATCAGTAAGCGACTCTTGCCTGTGGCTCAGTACTATGTAGAGCGCTTGGATAGGAAGATAGATTTGGTGCCGTTTACCGACGATCCGTCCTTGTCATCCTCGGTCATTTGGGTGGATGTTAACCGAAATAAATCTGCGGAGCGAACTATTCTAGGCTCTTTGATGTATAGAGAAATAAGACGTTTTGAAAACACTCCTGTTGTAGTCTACGAGAGGGTGTTGGAATGA
- a CDS encoding ArnT family glycosyltransferase: MKNLSRKHIYWAVATLVFIYVALRAFLISFSIDEGMSYRFVVGIWEDKHHSNNHFLNTQLMKISSALFGNEPWSLRLPNLLVFVLYLWMVWKLIKDASTSFSMAFGMVVMLGLPFMLEMFAIARGYGLSMGFTLLGMAFFILAATREMTDSHYQKQVVLSSVLLGLGVASNLSVINVVIAIVGLLLLHQIIRLKHNSGKVNWIGFAASLVVNFISLGLGVNALLRLKANNDLVFGSQTYEELARKSVWSYIYVQPVAMWVRYLLLVVLILVVVLGIYTAIRKAKLYSRISMVMAIILISMLGWVFEYEVMEANLPLGRTGVIYLPLLGYAMFLLVDYWISHSNRWIRVTKVLASIVMAAYLYNAKAAINVREIRPWPEFALFDKYTDVIAELSKDREEPVVIEKHFLFRSTLNYYLLEKGINAKVNEDYGIKANAEFLLINRKDFVMLEDDPRLDNYETPEGCQDWYTRLFVRKDLLRKE, translated from the coding sequence ATGAAGAACCTCTCTCGTAAGCATATTTACTGGGCGGTGGCCACCTTGGTGTTCATCTATGTTGCTCTGCGCGCATTTCTGATTTCGTTCAGTATCGACGAGGGCATGTCTTACCGATTTGTGGTAGGAATATGGGAGGATAAACACCACAGCAATAACCATTTCCTAAATACCCAGTTGATGAAAATCAGCTCGGCCCTTTTTGGTAATGAACCATGGTCGCTGCGCCTTCCTAACTTGCTCGTATTTGTTCTCTACCTATGGATGGTCTGGAAGCTGATTAAAGATGCATCCACCTCTTTCTCCATGGCCTTTGGAATGGTGGTTATGTTGGGGTTACCCTTCATGCTGGAAATGTTTGCCATTGCGAGAGGTTATGGATTGAGCATGGGCTTTACCCTCCTCGGAATGGCCTTTTTCATCCTTGCTGCTACACGTGAAATGACAGATTCGCACTACCAGAAGCAAGTGGTGTTGTCCTCGGTATTACTCGGTTTAGGGGTGGCGTCTAATCTTTCAGTGATTAACGTAGTCATTGCCATTGTAGGATTGTTGTTATTGCATCAAATCATCCGACTCAAACATAACAGTGGGAAGGTGAATTGGATTGGATTTGCGGCCTCTTTGGTGGTCAACTTTATTTCACTTGGACTTGGTGTAAATGCGCTTCTTCGCTTAAAAGCCAACAATGATCTCGTCTTTGGATCTCAAACCTATGAGGAGCTTGCGAGAAAGTCGGTGTGGTCCTACATCTATGTTCAACCAGTGGCCATGTGGGTGCGCTATCTTCTGTTAGTAGTGTTGATCCTTGTGGTGGTTTTGGGTATTTACACGGCCATCCGAAAGGCAAAATTGTACAGTAGGATTTCCATGGTCATGGCTATCATTCTTATTTCCATGCTCGGTTGGGTGTTTGAATACGAAGTGATGGAAGCCAATCTGCCACTGGGTAGAACAGGTGTCATCTATTTACCACTTCTTGGATATGCCATGTTCTTGTTGGTTGATTATTGGATTTCTCATTCCAATCGATGGATTCGAGTGACAAAAGTTCTGGCCAGTATTGTGATGGCGGCCTATCTCTACAATGCAAAAGCGGCTATTAATGTGAGAGAAATTCGTCCATGGCCGGAATTTGCATTATTTGATAAATACACCGATGTTATTGCGGAGTTGTCCAAAGACAGGGAGGAGCCAGTCGTGATTGAGAAGCACTTCCTTTTCCGTTCAACTTTGAATTACTATCTCCTCGAAAAGGGGATCAATGCTAAGGTGAATGAGGACTACGGAATTAAAGCAAATGCAGAATTTTTGTTGATTAACCGGAAGGATTTTGTCATGCTGGAAGACGACCCTCGCTTGGATAATTACGAAACACCCGAAGGTTGCCAAGATTGGTATACACGTTTGTTTGTCCGGAAGGATCTATTGAGAAAGGAGTAG